Below is a genomic region from Rhizobium sp. TH2.
GCGAATATCAAGGCGGTGACGGGGATGACGCGCAACACAGTGAAAGAATCGATTGATCCGCTCGTTGCCCGCGGCATCCTGCAGGAAACGATCGTGAAGAATTCGGTAGGGCGTGGAACAGCTTGGCAGTACGAGTTCTGTCCGGAGATCTTTGAGAGATTGGGGCTCGGCTAAGCGCAGCTAATGAACCGCAAGTGGCGGCCGCACGAAACTCACATTG
It encodes:
- a CDS encoding MarR family transcriptional regulator, giving the protein MASTHKPELQNQRVLVLALEEVLDKPVEGETPQSRLKQVGMMTVLYMMHQRGETLTLANIKAVTGMTRNTVKESIDPLVARGILQETIVKNSVGRGTAWQYEFCPEIFERLGLG